One Phaseolus vulgaris cultivar G19833 chromosome 2, P. vulgaris v2.0, whole genome shotgun sequence DNA window includes the following coding sequences:
- the LOC137809795 gene encoding protein NEN4, with the protein MDFSYSCNEHAPEIVFFDLETTVPKRGGERFWVLEFGAIVVTPHKLNEVESYTTLIKPKDLSVVSVKSSRSDGITRKAVENAPSFEDVADRIFSILNGRVWAGHNIQRFDCVRIKEAFDGINRPAPLPVGIIDSLGVLTEKFGRRAGNMKMASLASYFGLGQQKHRSLDDVRMNLEVVKHCATVLFLESSLPNIFESKWYESPSIMTRSRSNGKSPCKEETSRKSPPTTLGYQRTVPYARGSLGKVTERVKGLLYKAQGQPPLQQLLKHSHSLLR; encoded by the exons ATGGATTTCTCTTATTCATGCAACGAGCACGCCCCCGAGATTGTTTTCTTTGATTTGGAAACTACAGTGCCCAAAAGAGGTGGAGAACGTTTCTGGGTGCTGGAGTTTGGTGCTATTGTAGTTACTCCTCACAAACTCAACGAGGTTGAGAGCTACACCACCCTCATAAAACCCAAAGATCTGTCTGTGGTCTCAGTGAAATCTAGCAGAAGTGATGGAATAACTCGTAAAGCTGTTGAAAATGCACCATCTTTCGAGGATGTTGCAGACAGAATATTCAGTATCTTAAATGGAAGGGTGTGGGCCGGGCATAACATCCAGAGATTTGACTGTGTCCGAATCAAAGAGGCCTTTGATGGTATCAATAGGCCAGCACCTTTACCTGTTGGAATCATTGATTCTTTGGGGGTCCTAACTGAGAAGTTTGGAAGAAGAGCCGGTAATATGAAG ATGGCATCACTAGCTTCTTATTTTGGTCTGGGCCAACAAAAGCACAG GAGCCTAGATGATGTTCGCATGAACTTGGAGGTGGTTAAGCACTGTGCAACGGTGTTGTTTCTG GAATCTAGTCTACCAAACATATTTGAAAGCAAATGGTATGAATCTCCCAGCATTATGACGCGAAGCAGAAGCAATGGGAAATCACCCTGCAAGGAAGAGACTAGTAGAAAGTCTCCCCCTACTACATTAGGGTATCAGAGGACTGTCCCCTATGCTAGGGGAAGTTTGGGAAAG GTGACCGAAAGAGTGAAGGGCTTGTTGTATAAAGCACAAGGGCAACCACCACTTCAACAACTTCTCAAGCATTCTCATTCATTACTAAGGTGA